The Flavobacterium piscisymbiosum genome includes a region encoding these proteins:
- a CDS encoding TonB-dependent receptor, producing the protein MSIYIHFCSEIFTNINNLTEMEKNRFLIYVVFLFVSLTAAGQKGAIKGKVFDGAFPLPGAIVQLNGTQKSASTDFEGSYNFTGVDSGTYEISVTYVGYQKYTQTITIEPGKVTVIPGILLSASSNDLDEVVVKEHSRRLSEAKALNIQKNAINLVNVIAADGIGKLPDRNAAEAVQRVPGVSIERDQGEGRYVAVRGLPAEWSSTTMNGNRIPTAADEGASRATAFDFFPTEMIGYVEVSKALTPDIDGDALGGSVNFVTKTAPSKFTVDASLGLGYNAKSDKGVYSGSVLVGDKSKNGKFGYIVNFSQWNRNWASDNFEARRSGDEGVYRLELRDYTGVRKTTGFNGGFEFNPNERNKFYVKLNYGKLLDEETHFKHRIRFDKFNTATNTGRIELQNIYNELNFDFYGGEVGGKHIGNKGVFTWSLATYSTQFYYGNVPDKQNNSYYSVFFKQDGVGFDPAYIQNKGNGPRAYWDSDGGYMNPDNMFGYLSNSNFQDSANLMNFTTLELYKVGVKERDNIVAAVNYEFDVNESLKLKVGGKFLDKDRIATFSDEFYNWTGAAAVPKLSDYGQYNILQPGRTDYLKELNTNIGNSFGAVLSPTGMNQFYKDNFFNGNLTLSESDSEILENGGGLGRNFNVDETHASAYGMATYKISDKLTFLGGMRATNTNTKVSGYQFDVTPENPDGVLSKVTKTKSYLSLLPMLHLKYTPEENTNLRLAATRTFTRPDFGYLAPGGTYLAADNEYDGGNPNVNPTYSYNFDVMGEHYFGRLDVVSAGLFYKVITDPIFMDTKQGDINGHTGVEISQPMNGDNAWLFGAEVSGNKKFDFLPGFLNGFGVQANYTFTKSKMTIPGRAGTTSLPRQGDHLANLQLYYEKGRVNVRAAYNFKSKYITEHGTSGLKRDDVYYGAYSALDANLTFKISDHFTIFAEANNLLNDKLEYYYGDDSRPKQVEFYGIRGQMGIKWSL; encoded by the coding sequence ATGTCAATTTATATCCACTTTTGCAGTGAAATATTTACTAATATTAATAATTTAACTGAAATGGAAAAAAATAGGTTTTTGATTTATGTGGTTTTCTTATTTGTTTCGCTGACAGCAGCAGGACAAAAAGGCGCTATTAAAGGTAAGGTTTTTGATGGTGCATTTCCGCTTCCGGGAGCGATTGTACAGTTGAATGGGACTCAAAAAAGTGCATCAACAGATTTTGAAGGAAGTTATAATTTTACCGGAGTCGACAGTGGTACTTATGAAATAAGTGTTACTTATGTGGGGTATCAAAAATACACACAGACCATTACAATCGAGCCGGGAAAGGTTACGGTCATTCCGGGTATATTATTATCAGCTTCATCAAATGACCTGGATGAAGTAGTGGTAAAAGAACATTCAAGAAGACTGAGTGAAGCAAAAGCATTAAATATTCAGAAAAATGCAATTAATTTAGTGAATGTTATTGCGGCGGATGGTATTGGAAAACTTCCGGACAGAAATGCTGCAGAGGCAGTACAGCGTGTTCCGGGTGTTTCTATCGAAAGAGATCAGGGCGAAGGACGTTATGTAGCGGTAAGAGGATTGCCTGCTGAATGGAGTTCTACCACTATGAATGGAAATAGGATTCCAACTGCGGCTGATGAAGGAGCGAGCAGAGCTACGGCTTTTGATTTTTTCCCTACTGAAATGATTGGTTATGTCGAGGTTTCAAAAGCGCTTACACCAGATATTGACGGTGATGCTTTGGGCGGAAGTGTGAACTTTGTAACCAAAACTGCTCCGTCTAAATTTACTGTAGATGCGTCTCTTGGATTGGGATACAATGCAAAATCTGACAAAGGTGTTTACAGCGGATCGGTTTTAGTGGGTGATAAATCGAAAAACGGAAAATTTGGTTATATCGTGAATTTCTCTCAATGGAATAGAAACTGGGCTTCGGACAATTTTGAAGCAAGAAGATCTGGAGACGAAGGTGTGTATCGTTTAGAATTAAGAGATTATACAGGAGTAAGAAAAACAACGGGTTTTAATGGTGGATTCGAATTTAATCCAAATGAAAGAAATAAGTTTTATGTAAAATTAAACTACGGAAAACTTCTTGATGAGGAAACTCATTTTAAACATCGTATACGTTTTGATAAATTTAATACTGCAACAAATACAGGAAGAATTGAACTTCAGAATATTTACAATGAATTGAATTTTGATTTTTACGGAGGAGAAGTAGGAGGAAAACACATTGGGAACAAAGGTGTTTTTACCTGGAGCCTGGCCACTTACAGTACTCAGTTTTATTATGGCAATGTTCCTGATAAACAAAATAACAGTTATTATTCAGTATTTTTTAAACAAGATGGTGTTGGATTCGATCCGGCGTATATTCAGAATAAAGGAAATGGGCCAAGAGCGTATTGGGATTCTGACGGAGGATATATGAATCCGGATAATATGTTTGGTTATTTGTCTAATTCTAATTTCCAGGACAGTGCTAATTTGATGAACTTTACGACGCTGGAACTTTATAAAGTAGGCGTAAAGGAGAGAGATAATATTGTGGCCGCAGTAAATTATGAATTTGATGTAAATGAAAGTCTGAAATTAAAAGTAGGTGGTAAATTTTTAGACAAAGACAGAATCGCTACTTTTTCTGATGAGTTTTACAATTGGACAGGAGCTGCAGCAGTGCCAAAATTATCAGATTATGGTCAATACAATATATTGCAGCCGGGACGCACTGATTACTTAAAAGAACTGAACACCAATATTGGAAATAGTTTTGGAGCGGTACTTTCGCCAACAGGAATGAATCAGTTTTATAAGGATAATTTCTTTAATGGTAATCTGACACTTTCTGAATCTGATTCTGAAATACTTGAAAACGGAGGAGGATTGGGACGTAATTTTAATGTAGATGAAACTCATGCCTCTGCTTACGGAATGGCAACTTATAAAATTAGTGATAAACTAACTTTTCTTGGTGGTATGAGAGCAACGAACACAAATACAAAAGTTAGCGGTTATCAATTTGATGTAACACCTGAAAATCCTGATGGAGTACTTTCGAAAGTTACAAAGACAAAAAGTTATCTTTCTCTTTTGCCAATGCTGCATTTAAAATATACTCCGGAAGAAAATACAAATCTTCGACTGGCAGCTACAAGAACTTTTACAAGACCTGATTTTGGATATTTGGCACCAGGAGGAACATATTTGGCGGCAGATAATGAGTATGATGGAGGAAATCCAAACGTAAATCCTACCTATTCTTATAATTTCGATGTAATGGGAGAACATTATTTTGGAAGACTTGATGTAGTATCTGCAGGATTATTTTATAAAGTGATTACCGATCCAATTTTTATGGACACCAAACAAGGTGATATCAACGGACATACCGGAGTAGAGATTTCACAACCTATGAATGGTGATAATGCATGGCTTTTTGGAGCGGAAGTAAGCGGAAACAAAAAATTTGATTTCCTTCCGGGGTTTCTTAATGGCTTTGGAGTTCAGGCCAACTATACTTTTACAAAATCTAAAATGACTATTCCGGGAAGAGCAGGAACTACCAGTCTTCCCAGACAAGGTGATCATTTGGCGAATCTTCAGTTGTATTATGAAAAAGGAAGAGTAAATGTGAGAGCTGCTTACAACTTTAAATCAAAATATATTACAGAGCATGGTACAAGCGGGTTAAAGAGAGATGACGTATATTATGGTGCCTACTCTGCGCTGGATGCCAACCTTACCTTTAAAATATCGGATCACTTTACCATTTTTGCTGAAGCTAATAATCTTCTTAATGACAAACTGGAATATTATTATGGTGATGACAGCCGACCAAAACAAGTTGAGTTTTATGGAATAAGAGGCCAAATGGGAATCAAATGGAGCTTATAG
- a CDS encoding TIGR03364 family FAD-dependent oxidoreductase: protein MNIKYDLIVIGGGALGAFHAYHALEAGLKVAVIEKDKQPISATVRNFGQVVPSGMDTKWQNYGRESLRIYDDIQSRFDISVRKNGSVYFASNDEEIQLIEELSIINKHNSYESYLLTKEQCLEKYPGLRNDYVKAGLFFPDEVTVEPRIMINRLLDFLIKEKGLDYFGNTKVLNCDASSEETTVITASGEIYKASKVILCCGSEFKTLYPDIFAKSDLEVTKLQMLQTKPQPGYELKGSILTGLSIRRYEAFYECPSFTAIKAKEDPNSFEKKWGVHILFKQATDGSVIIGDSHEYADAANIDDLGFDLKMEVDDFMIAEAKKIFNLPTFEIQNRWYGMYSQCKENDIFQHTVDENIHIITGIGGKGMTGSAGFSKENIKNIFNLK, encoded by the coding sequence ATGAATATTAAATACGATTTAATTGTTATTGGTGGAGGCGCATTGGGTGCTTTCCATGCTTATCATGCACTTGAAGCAGGATTGAAGGTAGCTGTAATAGAAAAAGACAAACAGCCCATAAGTGCAACGGTGCGTAATTTTGGTCAGGTAGTTCCCTCCGGAATGGATACCAAATGGCAAAATTACGGTCGCGAGAGCCTTAGAATTTATGATGATATCCAGAGTCGTTTTGATATTTCTGTGCGAAAAAATGGTTCTGTTTATTTTGCTTCTAATGATGAAGAAATACAGCTTATAGAAGAGCTTAGTATTATAAATAAACACAATAGTTACGAATCTTATTTGCTTACAAAAGAGCAATGTCTCGAAAAATATCCCGGACTTAGAAATGATTATGTCAAAGCCGGACTGTTTTTTCCTGATGAAGTAACAGTGGAGCCAAGAATAATGATCAACCGCTTATTAGATTTTTTGATAAAGGAGAAAGGTTTGGATTATTTTGGTAATACAAAAGTGCTTAATTGTGATGCATCTTCAGAAGAAACCACAGTGATAACAGCGAGCGGAGAGATTTATAAAGCTTCAAAAGTGATCTTATGCTGTGGTTCAGAATTTAAAACATTGTATCCCGATATCTTTGCAAAAAGTGATCTTGAAGTTACAAAACTGCAAATGCTTCAAACCAAACCACAACCAGGTTACGAACTCAAAGGTTCTATATTGACGGGATTATCGATAAGACGTTATGAGGCTTTTTATGAATGTCCGTCTTTTACAGCAATTAAAGCAAAGGAAGACCCAAATAGTTTCGAAAAAAAATGGGGCGTTCATATTTTATTCAAGCAGGCGACAGACGGTTCGGTTATTATAGGTGATTCGCACGAATATGCAGATGCAGCGAATATAGATGATCTGGGATTTGATCTAAAAATGGAAGTAGATGATTTTATGATTGCCGAAGCTAAAAAGATATTTAACCTCCCAACTTTCGAAATTCAAAATCGTTGGTACGGCATGTATTCGCAATGCAAAGAAAATGATATTTTTCAGCATACTGTTGATGAAAACATTCACATCATAACAGGAATAGGAGGAAAAGGAATGACAGGAAGTGCGGGATTTTCAAAAGAAAACATTAAAAATATATTTAATTTAAAATAG
- a CDS encoding helix-turn-helix domain-containing protein: MEDYLIGLGKRIKEIRKKNNLTINTVATDADVSNGLISRIENGRTIPSLPVLLHIIQALGIEVSDFFNGLPKSDKSNFIISRKEDNAVIEKEDEAKGFAYQSIFGKQLSSVAFEAVLLEVQPGSERGKVETDAYEFKYILSGECWYIIGQEEVLLKEGDSIFFDGRIPHVPVNKGNVPSKMLVLYFFLAKNE; the protein is encoded by the coding sequence ATGGAAGATTATCTTATTGGTTTAGGAAAAAGAATTAAAGAGATTCGTAAAAAAAACAACCTCACTATAAACACGGTTGCTACAGATGCCGATGTGAGTAATGGCCTTATTTCGCGAATCGAAAACGGACGAACGATACCTTCGCTTCCTGTTCTTTTACACATTATACAAGCACTTGGAATTGAAGTTTCTGATTTTTTTAACGGCTTGCCTAAATCCGATAAAAGCAATTTTATAATTTCCAGAAAAGAAGACAATGCAGTAATTGAAAAAGAAGATGAAGCAAAGGGGTTTGCTTATCAGTCTATTTTTGGCAAACAATTATCGTCTGTTGCTTTTGAAGCTGTTTTATTGGAAGTACAGCCAGGTTCTGAGCGAGGAAAAGTAGAAACGGATGCTTATGAATTTAAATATATTTTAAGCGGCGAATGCTGGTACATTATCGGGCAGGAAGAAGTTTTACTAAAAGAAGGAGATTCTATATTTTTTGACGGAAGGATTCCGCACGTTCCGGTAAATAAAGGAAATGTACCATCAAAAATGCTGGTTCTTTATTTCTTTCTGGCTAAAAATGAATAA
- a CDS encoding phosphonatase-like hydrolase translates to MTDIKLVVFDMAGTTVNENNLVYKTVQKVINQEGFSISLDEVLQHGAGKEKHKAITDVLTACTDNIDIAAIADKAFGNFKTTLETAYDEAQISTFDGMQDFFDTLRKHDIKIVLNTGYDSKTANKLLEKLNWKVGNQIDALITSDDVINGRPNPDMIQMAMASFGITDPAQVLKAGDSEIDIMEGKNSGCAITVGVLSGAQNREQLQVANPDYILNNVMEIESILFQ, encoded by the coding sequence ATGACAGATATTAAACTAGTAGTTTTTGATATGGCGGGAACTACCGTAAATGAGAACAATCTTGTATATAAAACCGTTCAGAAGGTGATTAATCAGGAAGGATTTTCGATTTCCCTTGATGAAGTATTACAACATGGTGCTGGTAAGGAAAAGCATAAAGCCATAACAGATGTTTTGACAGCCTGTACAGATAATATTGATATTGCAGCGATTGCAGACAAAGCCTTTGGTAATTTTAAAACTACTTTAGAAACCGCCTATGACGAAGCTCAAATATCGACGTTTGACGGAATGCAGGATTTTTTTGATACGTTAAGAAAGCATGATATTAAAATCGTACTCAATACAGGTTACGATTCTAAAACCGCCAATAAATTACTTGAAAAATTAAACTGGAAAGTGGGTAACCAGATTGATGCTTTGATTACCTCTGATGATGTTATAAACGGAAGACCTAATCCTGATATGATTCAGATGGCAATGGCAAGCTTTGGCATTACAGATCCTGCTCAGGTTTTGAAAGCCGGTGATTCTGAAATTGATATTATGGAAGGTAAAAATTCAGGATGTGCCATAACTGTCGGAGTTCTTAGCGGAGCCCAAAACAGAGAGCAGCTTCAGGTTGCCAATCCGGACTATATTTTGAATAATGTAATGGAGATTGAAAGTATTTTATTTCAATAA
- a CDS encoding glycoside hydrolase family 88 protein has product MKKTFNLFLVLSTITLSTFAKPIQNDDPSLLWFKKTTEVIQFQLSKAAQTYKPGKNPRSVNPNGTVRLAGLTDWTTGFFPGSLWYGYELTGDKTLADEAKKFTLALDSIRNIKNTHDVGFMLYCSYGNAYRITKEEIYLPALSDGAANLYARFNPKIGVIRSWDFPWWHYPVIIDNMMNLEYLYWGAKQFNKPEYKNAADTHALTTMKNHFRKDFSSYHVVDYDPATGKVLRKATHQGLTDESAWARGQAWGLYGYTVCYENSKNPKFLQQAENIAKFIMNHPRTPKDKIPVWDYDVHNALETDELAPRDASAAAVIASALLDLSTQVKDGQKYADYAEILLKSLSSDAYLAKPGENHYFLLKHSVGAFLYNSEIDTPLDYADYYYLEALKRYAEIKKIDLFTKS; this is encoded by the coding sequence ATGAAAAAAACCTTCAATCTATTTCTAGTCCTCTCCACTATTACTTTGAGCACCTTTGCAAAGCCTATTCAAAATGATGATCCTTCTTTACTTTGGTTTAAAAAAACAACCGAAGTCATTCAATTTCAATTAAGCAAAGCGGCACAAACATACAAACCCGGGAAAAATCCGCGTTCAGTAAATCCTAATGGAACAGTACGCTTAGCCGGTTTAACCGATTGGACAACGGGTTTCTTTCCCGGAAGTCTTTGGTATGGTTATGAACTTACAGGAGATAAAACCTTAGCGGATGAAGCCAAAAAGTTTACGCTTGCACTGGATTCTATTCGAAATATAAAAAACACACACGATGTAGGTTTTATGCTTTATTGCTCTTACGGAAACGCTTACAGAATTACAAAGGAAGAAATCTATCTGCCTGCTTTGAGCGATGGAGCAGCCAATCTTTACGCCCGATTTAATCCTAAAATTGGAGTAATTCGTTCCTGGGATTTTCCTTGGTGGCATTATCCTGTAATTATTGATAATATGATGAATTTGGAGTATTTATACTGGGGAGCGAAGCAATTTAATAAACCCGAATATAAAAATGCTGCAGATACTCACGCGTTAACAACCATGAAAAATCATTTCAGAAAAGACTTTAGTTCTTACCATGTGGTGGATTATGATCCTGCAACCGGAAAAGTTTTACGCAAAGCTACTCATCAGGGATTAACAGATGAATCAGCTTGGGCACGTGGTCAGGCTTGGGGTTTATATGGTTATACGGTATGTTATGAAAACAGCAAAAATCCAAAGTTTTTACAACAAGCCGAAAATATTGCTAAATTTATCATGAACCATCCCAGAACTCCCAAAGATAAAATACCGGTATGGGATTATGATGTACACAATGCCTTAGAAACGGATGAGCTGGCGCCAAGAGATGCTTCGGCTGCGGCAGTTATTGCTTCTGCTTTATTAGATTTGAGTACACAGGTAAAAGACGGTCAAAAATATGCTGATTATGCCGAAATACTATTGAAATCGTTATCATCAGATGCTTATTTGGCTAAACCGGGAGAGAATCATTATTTTCTGCTAAAACACAGCGTTGGTGCTTTTTTATACAATTCAGAAATCGACACACCACTTGATTATGCTGATTATTATTATCTGGAGGCTTTAAAAAGATACGCTGAAATCAAAAAAATTGATCTTTTTACAAAATCATAA
- a CDS encoding DUF5690 family protein, translating to MREKVNKFTNSKKMSTALIIAAVFLCYTGMYAIRKSFLAGQYNNLSLGFGLNAKIILVISQVLGYMVSKFVGIKVISEMKKEKRALWLVCFITFSLVMLGLFAIVPPKLKVVALFFNGLPLGMVFGIVFSYIEGRKNTELLAAALSATFIFSTGLVKTVGLLLMRDFNVSEYNMPFFTGLIFFPLFLLSVVVLNYSKGPSESDITERSERQPMYKNERKDFIKANWVGYFGLVAVYVVLTIVRDFRDNFIVEFWADQGYSGTPKIITLTEIPVAISVLLIAAAGTLIRKNKKAYNIGMGLTVLGSVMVLISTVMFKNHLMSPVYWMIASGIGVYLPYILFHCLIFERLVALLSFKGNVGFLFYIADAFGYLGSVVVLVLKEITGFNQSWSDFFISLNITSAIIIGMLALFSMWYFNRRFSQKKLKAEVILCS from the coding sequence ATGCGAGAAAAAGTAAATAAATTTACAAATAGTAAAAAAATGTCAACCGCCTTAATTATTGCAGCTGTCTTTTTATGTTATACAGGAATGTATGCCATTCGAAAGTCATTTTTGGCGGGGCAGTACAATAATCTTTCTTTAGGTTTTGGACTGAATGCAAAAATCATTTTGGTTATAAGTCAGGTATTGGGATATATGGTTTCGAAATTTGTGGGGATCAAAGTGATTTCTGAAATGAAAAAAGAAAAACGAGCTTTGTGGCTCGTATGTTTTATTACTTTTAGTTTGGTCATGTTGGGATTGTTTGCAATTGTACCGCCAAAATTGAAAGTTGTTGCGCTTTTCTTTAATGGATTGCCGCTTGGAATGGTTTTCGGAATTGTTTTCTCTTATATCGAAGGAAGAAAAAACACAGAACTTCTCGCTGCCGCCCTTAGTGCCACTTTTATATTCTCTACAGGATTGGTAAAAACAGTGGGCCTTTTGTTAATGCGTGATTTTAATGTGAGCGAATATAATATGCCGTTTTTTACCGGTCTGATTTTCTTTCCTCTTTTTTTACTTTCTGTAGTGGTGCTCAATTATTCTAAAGGTCCAAGCGAAAGTGATATTACAGAACGTTCTGAAAGACAGCCCATGTATAAAAATGAGCGAAAAGATTTTATAAAAGCAAATTGGGTGGGTTATTTCGGATTGGTAGCTGTTTATGTAGTATTAACGATTGTGCGTGATTTTAGGGATAATTTTATTGTTGAATTTTGGGCGGACCAGGGATATTCAGGAACTCCAAAAATTATCACCTTAACAGAAATTCCCGTTGCAATATCGGTTTTGCTGATAGCCGCAGCAGGTACTTTAATACGTAAAAACAAAAAAGCTTATAATATTGGCATGGGACTAACGGTTTTAGGATCTGTTATGGTTTTGATTTCGACGGTTATGTTCAAAAATCATTTAATGTCTCCGGTGTACTGGATGATTGCCAGTGGTATTGGCGTTTATCTGCCTTATATTTTATTTCACTGCCTGATTTTTGAGCGTTTGGTGGCGCTGTTGAGTTTTAAGGGCAATGTTGGTTTCTTATTTTACATTGCAGATGCGTTTGGCTATTTAGGTAGTGTTGTGGTTCTGGTGCTTAAAGAAATTACAGGTTTTAACCAGAGTTGGAGTGACTTTTTTATATCCTTAAACATAACGTCTGCTATTATAATAGGCATGCTGGCACTTTTTTCTATGTGGTATTTTAACCGACGTTTTTCTCAAAAAAAACTTAAAGCAGAAGTGATACTTTGTTCATAA
- a CDS encoding helix-turn-helix domain-containing protein — translation MEGAILLEISKRIKQYRLEKSFTIQELADLSDVSKGMISQIENGRSIPSLSVLLGIVSALQVNLSDFFKDISPDEEMILIKRKGDYEYFQKEGSNGFSYERFLTRSIKNSTVDIVFLTLDPNSFREQVSTDAFEYKYILSGEVDYIIGNETYTLKEGDSLFFDGRIMHVPINKGKKPARMLIIYFFDN, via the coding sequence ATGGAAGGAGCTATTTTACTCGAAATCAGTAAAAGAATAAAACAATACCGTCTGGAAAAGAGCTTTACTATTCAGGAACTTGCTGATTTAAGTGATGTGAGCAAAGGGATGATTTCTCAAATTGAAAACGGACGAAGTATTCCTTCCTTAAGTGTATTATTGGGAATCGTCTCGGCATTGCAGGTGAATTTAAGTGACTTTTTTAAGGATATCAGCCCTGACGAAGAGATGATTTTGATAAAAAGAAAAGGTGATTACGAGTACTTCCAGAAAGAAGGATCAAATGGTTTTTCGTATGAACGGTTTTTAACCCGAAGCATCAAGAATTCAACCGTTGATATCGTTTTTTTAACGCTGGACCCCAACAGTTTCAGAGAACAGGTAAGCACTGATGCCTTTGAGTATAAATATATCCTCTCTGGAGAAGTCGATTATATAATAGGAAACGAAACGTATACACTAAAAGAAGGTGACTCTCTTTTTTTTGACGGAAGAATAATGCATGTTCCCATCAATAAAGGTAAAAAACCAGCCAGAATGCTGATTATTTATTTCTTTGACAATTAG